TCTACCACTTCGCGGAGGAGGGCGTGCTGCCCTTCCCGGCCATGAACGTCAACGATGCGGTGACCAAGTCGAAGTTCGACAACAAGTACGGCACCCGCCATTCGCTGCTCGACGGCCTGAACCGCGGCACCGACATGCTGCTGGGCGGCAAGAACGTCCTCGTCTGCGGCTACGGCGACGTGGGCAAGGGCTCCGCCGAGGCGCTGGCCGGCCAGGGCGCCCGCGTGCGGGTCACCGAGGTCGACCCGATCAACGCGCTGCAGGCGCTCATGGACGGGTTCCCGGTGGTCACGGTCGACGAGGCCATCGCGGACGCCGACGTGGTCATCACCGCCACCGGCAACATGGGCATCATCACCTTCGACCACATGCGCAAGATGAAGGACCACGCCCTGCTGGGCAACATCGGCCACTTCGACAACGAGATCGACATGCACTCGCTGCACCACCGCGACGACGTCGAGCGGGTGGAGATCAAGCCGCAGGTGGCCGAGTACCGCTTCGAGCACGAGGACGGCGAGGTCAAGTCGCTGATCGTCCTGTCCGAGGGGCGGCTGCTCAACCTGGGCAACGCCACGGGCCACCCGTCGTTCGTCATGTCGACGTCCTTCGCGGACCAGACGATCGCGCAGATCGAGCTGTTCACCAAGGGCGACGAGTACGGCAACGAGGTTTACCGCCTGCCCAAGATCCTCGACGAGAAGGTCGCGCGCATCCACGTCGAGGCCCTGGGCGGTTCGCTGACCACCCTGTCCAAGGAGCAGGCCGAGTACATCGGCGTCGACGTCGAGGGCCCGTACAAGCCCGAGCACTACCGCTACTGATGGGCTTCATCGTCGCCATCGAGGGCATCGACGGGGCCGGGAAGAACACTCTGTCGGGGGCCCTGGAAAAGAGGCTTCTCGACGCCGGCGCGTCCGTCGCAAAGCTGGGGTTCCCCGCCTACGGCCGCACCCCGTTCGCCGACTTCGCCGACGACGCCCTGCACGGCCGACTCGGCGACGTCGCCGATTCCGCCTGGGCGATGGCGCTGCTGTTCGCGCTGGACCGCCGGGACATGCGCGACGAGGTGATCGCGGCGGCCGAATCGGCCGACGTGCTCGTCCTGGACAGGTACGTCGCCTCCAACGCGGCGTACTCGTGGGGACGCACCGGCGACCGGGCGATCGTAGATTGGGTGCGCGAGCAGG
This genomic stretch from Corynebacterium hansenii harbors:
- the ahcY gene encoding adenosylhomocysteinase, giving the protein MSQTVIEHKVADVSLAEAGRHQIRLAEHEMPGLMALREEYREEQPLAGARIAGSIHMTVQTAVLIETLVALGAEVRWASCNIFSTQDEAAAAVVVGPEGTPEDPKGVPVFAWKGETLDEYWWCLERIFDWGDELPNMILDDGGDATMAVIRGRQYEEAGVVPPVEEDDSDEFVAFKGMLRRVLAEKPDLWTRTAEAVKGVTEETTTGVHRLYHFAEEGVLPFPAMNVNDAVTKSKFDNKYGTRHSLLDGLNRGTDMLLGGKNVLVCGYGDVGKGSAEALAGQGARVRVTEVDPINALQALMDGFPVVTVDEAIADADVVITATGNMGIITFDHMRKMKDHALLGNIGHFDNEIDMHSLHHRDDVERVEIKPQVAEYRFEHEDGEVKSLIVLSEGRLLNLGNATGHPSFVMSTSFADQTIAQIELFTKGDEYGNEVYRLPKILDEKVARIHVEALGGSLTTLSKEQAEYIGVDVEGPYKPEHYRY
- a CDS encoding dTMP kinase — translated: MGFIVAIEGIDGAGKNTLSGALEKRLLDAGASVAKLGFPAYGRTPFADFADDALHGRLGDVADSAWAMALLFALDRRDMRDEVIAAAESADVLVLDRYVASNAAYSWGRTGDRAIVDWVREQEFGRHAMPVPDLQVHLGTGVAEAARRAERREASDAARVRDAYERDGGLQGRVAAAYSDLAAESWASPWHVAGDSAEGLAERILADLGRPIRPGG